The stretch of DNA TCTATGGCGGCTTACGCCCTCCTGGGGCGGAGGCGGGGTGGTCCGGGGCGCCATCGTGGGGCGTTCTCCCGAACAGGGGCCGCACCCCCGCCCGCAGGGCGGTCGGGTGTCGTGGGTCCGCGCGGGTGCGGGAGCGCCGCGCCCACCCCGGCGCGGCGCCCGGTCGGGGCCGGGAAACGAACGGCGGCCGGGATCGCCACCCCCCACAGGAGAGACCCCGGCCGCCGCACGGCGCGAGCCGCGAGCGGCCCGTACTCCCTACAGCGCCGCCGGTGCGGTTTCCGTCACACCGCGTTCTGTTACCCGGTGGTCGCAGCAGGTAGGAACATGGACGCACGCCGGTTCAGGCCGTAGCGTGCTGATTCGCGCCGGGACGTGCGGCAGGTGGTGACCACGCCGTGCAGACCGGGCCGGAGCCGGACGCGGCGGCCGTCCGTCCGTGTGGCGGCCTTCGCCGGGCGTACATCCGCGAGTGGGGGCAGGCAGAGGGAGTGCAGGGGGACGACGCGGAGCTCACCGTCGCGGTGCTCGCGGCGCAGAACGGGGACGAGACCGCTTTCCGTACTGTGTACCGGGCCGTTCAGCCGCGGCTGTTGGGCTACATAAGGACGCTCGTCGGCGAAGGGGACGCCGAGGATGTCGCATCGGAGGCGTGGCTGCAGATCGCCCGCGACCTGGACCGGTTCAGCGGCGACGCGGACCGTTTCAGGGGCTGGGCGGCGCGGATAGCCCGCAACCGTTGCCTCGACCACATACGGATGCGCGGCCGTCGGCCCGCCGTCGGCGCGGACGAGTCGGAACTCGCCATGGAACCGGGCGGTTCCGACACGGCGCTGGAGGCGATGGAGTCGCTGGCCACCGTCGAGACCCTCGCCTTCATCGCACAGTTGCCGCAGGACCAGGCCGAGGCGGTGGTACTACGGGTCGTCGTCGGGCTCGACGCGAAGAGCGCGGCCCACACCCTCGGCAAACGTCCCGGCGCTGTACGTACAGCCGCTCACCGCGGTCTCAAACGGCTCGCCGAACTCCTGGGCCCAGGGCCGGAAGCGGCGGCCGTGCCGACCGTACCGGCCCAGCGGGCGCCCAGCCCGGTGGTGGCCGCGAGCCCCACCGCACCAGCCCGATCCGCGCGTGTGACGCAATCACCCGCCCGGACGCAGAAGGACATGTGATGGCCGACGAGCGCAGCGCCTTTCCCGAGGACGGGGAGCCCCGGGACGGCTCCTCGCCCTCCAGCAGCCCGGGGCCGCCGCCGCCCCGCGCGACGCGGCGGGCGGCCCCGCCGCTGGACGAAGAGACCGTACGGCGGATCCTGGACGGGGAGCGCCCCTGCGACCCGGGTGATCCCCGGTGGAACGACCCGCAGTGGGGCGGCGCCGCCCGTCTCCTGGCGGCGCTCGACACGTTGACTCATGCGCCGGGGCCGGCAGGTGCGTCGGGGCGGGCAGGAGAACCGGGATCGGCAGGCACGTCCGGCACGTCCGCCACGTCCGGCGATTCGGGCGCATCCGGCTTGTCGGGTACGTCGGGCACCTCCGCCCCGTCGGGTGCGTCCGGCGCCCCTGCCCCGTCGGGCACCTCCGCCCCGTCGGGCGGGGGCGCGGAACCCGGCCCCTCGCGCGCCCCCGGCGGCTTTGGCGCGCTGCGCGGCGAGGACGCCGCCCTGGACGCCTACCGCGCGGCACGCGCCTCGGCGGCAGGGAGCGGTTCGACAGGCGGCGCGCCCTCGCGGTCGTGGTCGCGTGCCGGAGGCGGCCGGGCACCGTACCGGCTGCACCCCACCCGC from Streptomyces tsukubensis encodes:
- a CDS encoding RNA polymerase sigma factor, producing the protein MQGDDAELTVAVLAAQNGDETAFRTVYRAVQPRLLGYIRTLVGEGDAEDVASEAWLQIARDLDRFSGDADRFRGWAARIARNRCLDHIRMRGRRPAVGADESELAMEPGGSDTALEAMESLATVETLAFIAQLPQDQAEAVVLRVVVGLDAKSAAHTLGKRPGAVRTAAHRGLKRLAELLGPGPEAAAVPTVPAQRAPSPVVAASPTAPARSARVTQSPARTQKDM